The Diorhabda carinulata isolate Delta chromosome 4, icDioCari1.1, whole genome shotgun sequence genomic interval TATCCGAAATTCTACTTTTATATGTGTTTTTCTTGTTACATCTATCTttctatcaaatattgttgtaaaggaaattatttaataattaatggatttttcatgaactaattttaatttagtattttgattttttttttaattttgaagtttctCCCAGTCTGTGGGAAATTGCAAAAGGGACAATTCTGGACTGAATCATTTTTATCTTATAATTAACCTCAATTTGATACTAACCATTTTAAATTAggattatttgttgaaatttaaaaaaaattgtttgcattatattaatataaacacatatttattaaaaaatatctataacttCAGACTcgaaattttgacgtttttccTAATTTATATACCTCCTTCTGTCAACTTCTCGTTTCCTTCCTGTCATAGAGATCAATTCAGAGTTGTTATTCGATTCTTAAGAGCACTCTTGAATTATATAACTTGTAATTATATAGGAAAAGGCCAAGAGAAGAGAGGAAAGAAGATTAACCTTTTTAGCCTCCttataatattgtgaaaaatcaGTGCAGAAAGAGTGTTTGTTTAGAATTTCTAATTTGCCAACGCTCAACttcttttaattgttttgaaaattgatttcatgttaatttttgaaCGTGagtattataacattttattattataaccaAATGAATGTGGAAGTTACAACAGTTACTGTAGCTGaagatgtaaaaaaatatcaatggtTCAACAATTAGACTTTTATGGTCTATAATTCACTgcatgaaatacaaaaaaatatgtaacaatatattttcaaatacactgAGAAAAGGGGTATAACTTTTTTCCAAGCATGTTACACATTTTCGCAATTCTAGCTTATGTTAATCATTTCACTCCTACTGAAGGAAAAAcactttaatttgttttgttttttaattttttgtgataaaatacaACTATGGGCAACATTGCGAacacaaattatgaaaaattcgGTATACACGGCActacaattttgtttgttgaaaaataaaaaaaatattaattgttacatattttttttaactatgtGTGGGAGTAGAGAGGTAAACCCTACTGGATTTCACCGGTGTTTGCTACAATGTTGGCTATTCTGCTGCAGCACCTCTACGTCTCTAATATTATACCCTTGATTTATCTGTACCTATCGATTGTGGGagaaatttcaatcatttcagagtaaaaaacgttaattttgaCAGTTATACGTTTGATAGGTACAGAATAATGTTGCAACACCACTGGTCGCCgggatttttttgtaatttataacgtttttaactatttattattactaatatGTGACTCCTTTAGATTAAGTAACCCCCCCTCACTAGATATAACCATTTATATGATCAatgttgattttgaaatttgattaacCCCGAATTAcgtgaaaatcattttctattgATTTAACTGACATTTATCAAAACAGTTTTGactttatgattatttttttttaattgtgacatttcaaatttctaaatcaccataaaaaatacataaaacgAGTGTTCACAACGGTTTTAGATTTTTCttattacaaaaagttttaaaaaacgtaaatattcatgaatttattttttaaatacgtACACAAAACTCACTAGGAATTATATCTGGGGAAAAAACAGGCCTTCTTAATGTTCTgccattattatttaaatttttaggttTGATTTAATTACCACTCAATAAGAGTACCCTcgttttgataataaattttagaaacactttttactttttacgtTGGCAAtcgtttttaatattattgaaatatttcaattggaGGCCATTTTAATCATGAATACTATTAATATTACCACATTTTATTTGACTgttaagtctttatcaataGTGTCGTATTATACTGTTAGTATTCCATTTTAGTTACGAAAGCCCCTATTATTGACATATTTTACATTGGAAATcagtttttagtaaaaatatctTTGTAAAGGTATGAAGTGGCAGATTTATTGAATACTTTATACTTTGGtggagaaaaaagtatttaaaaaatatatttataggaaTTGTTGTGTACCACTCGTATGTTGCATGTGTAGTACAGTATAaagcatgaaatttttttttcgttcattTTATTTACAGTAAATAATAATACGTAAACAATATcggtatatttttttatgtttccttcggtttatttcgaatatttatttttttattatttttagttccgattcccaaaaataaattgaaaatcagACCTTGCCAAAGACGTTTCATGTCATAGTTGAATTATTTCGAAActcgtatttattatttaattcaatcactctgtatttaaaaattaaaaacaagatctgattttataattatggaaaatttccttagcatgtttatttatttatttaaataaggaagaatatatttcatttacgAATTATACAACGTGTAATGAAAAGTATCTGGTAGATATGAATCGagtatcaatattttatcaaaaaaaatcgtCATCGGCGGCCATATTTGCTGGAAGACAAATTCAATTCGTTTGTTCGCAAAAAGCCCTCCATATAAAATGGCGTACTGCCAAATCAGCCGTTTGAAATGTCAAACGTcaagaacaaaaatattattcttagtAAATAAGAAGAATTTGACAGAACGTGGtacttttatgaaaataatgttttaaatcgAACGAtaggaatatttcaaatcaattaaaCGGTTTTTTGCCCATTAGAACTAAAACAATGTAATAGAAAAAGAGTACGTTATGCTGATGAGTTCTAAAAACTCTAAAACCGGTCTACAATATTgagattttcaattttctcggttgaatttaattagtttttatcgGGGTATACAGTGAAGTCTAaaattcgattaaaaaaaaaaacactaagtaactgaaatatataattttattttattttgcatgttttttttttaaagatttattttGCTTTAAATTTTCCACGAGAAATGaacattttaacgaaaatattgaataagCTAAATAAATCTTTGCAcgtaattaattataaatctaGTTTTTCAACCCCCTAAATAAcatgaatataaataagaaCATTATTGTCATCATTAATGTATATTTAGGacgtttttacttatttatatatatattttaggtaactgtttatattcataaaaaaattaattcacgATAACTTTCCACAGGGTGTTCcacattttttttggttaaaactAGTTCTAACCAGTAGTTATGACGTCATGAATTCGACGCCATGTTGTAACTTTTATTTACATAGTGGAATTTTCTCTCCCTCTCTATCGAATTCGTTCTATGAATGAAAATTGTGTTTGTAGCtaatattttatcgaaaaataatcacagATAACAAATCTGTAGTATACGGGGGCTATTCTTAAAATAACTTTAATTGTCAATAACATATTTCGACATTATGGCGTAAATTTATGACGTAATTACCATTGGTTACGGTACTTATgtctattttaaataataataagtacgAAATTAGCAAATTCCACTACCGAAATTTAATATTCGATCCcctattttcattattatttataaacagtTGGAGGAATCCTTTTTGTAACTAATTATCAGATACAGACCTCTTCTATCTAcgtttaattatgtttttttggattttttatgcTTCTTAAGCAAGCTGATTAAATCTCAATGGGCACTAAACCCCAAATCTCCGTCAAAACTACCTTCGAAGAGTCCAAGGGTACCTCATACCTTCCACGGTACCCTCGGACAGTACAGTGGTTGCAGAGTTGTTGGATTTTGAGGCAAAGAACTTGCAAAAAAATTTCCTTTCCTCCTGGAGTACCTTCAGACACTTCGGAAGTAGTTTTGACTGCTCTGGGGGAGCTTAGTGTCAATCTAGACTTTCGATGAGTTCGTTTTGAACGATTTATTGCGCCAAATTTTGGGCTTAACTATTTCCCATCCTCCTGAGGTACCTCCAGACACTTCGGAAGTAGTTTTGACTGCTCTGGGGGAGCTTAGTGTCAATCTAGACTTTCGATGAGTTCGTTTTGAACGATTTATTGTGCCAAATTTTGGGCTAAACTATTTCCCATCCTTCTGGGGTACCTCCAGACACTTTGGTTCAACGGatcttggaaaaaaaaataagtgggATATCCTGTGCGATGACATACAACGTtcgaaataagtttttttttttttgatctaaTTCCACTTAAccgtaacaatttttttgattttggtTTTGCATCTCACTTTATTCCGtgtataaattgtatataaacccacgaaatttttattaaatttgcaGCTATCGGTGGCGCCGGTCCCCCACAATCGAGTGGACCGTCTTTTACTCCGCAACCGCCGCCGCAAGCCAATCCCCCAATGCCTACGTCGCAACCGTACGGAGGTACGTTCcgatatattataaaataacaataaaaataaacggCGGTAATTTATGTATTTCAGTAATGCCCGGTATACCGGGAGGTAATCCCTACGTGATTCCCGGACAGACTCAGATTTATCCTCAAGGTCCTCCTCCTACCTACGATCAAGCTCTAACTCATCCGGCGGCAATCGTCGGACAACACGTAAGTAACCCTCGAGGGATACAAATCGGGTCTATACGATGGACGgtgttatatttgtttttaattatttcagatGTACCCCCCCGGCGCGATGTACGCCGCCGGTTACCCGACGTATTTAGGTTACCCGACCTACGCCCCGATGCAGTATTACCCATCGTTAGGCGCTTACTCGTACGCCATGCAACCCGCACAATTGAGGCCGACCATTATGATACCCGTAAGTAGATCGCCCTGTGTATAAATGCcgttgtaataaaaaaaaatttaatttaatttgtagAACGGGTACGACGCCGGCGCTCGATTCGACGGTATAGCTCAACAGGTACTTCCCCCGGCTCCGCCGGGCGTTCCCCCGTCGGCGGCGCAATTGGCCGCGATGGCCGGTCACCAGGTGGCGTTAGGACAGAAGAAAAATACTTTCCTGGCGGGCGGATCCGAGGGGGGGTATACTTTTTGGTAGGAAATGCTCGGGCGAGCGATTAGgggttaaaaaaaaagaagaagaaaaacgaaattgttatattttatttttgacggACGGATGCCCCGAtgggttttttttttttaaatctagtcCTTAGTTAATAGGTCagaaaaaagttgtttggtCGGTCGCAAAAGAATGAaacgaaatttttgatatttggcACAATTTTTGCAAAGTGGAAGCTGTAACTCTTATAAATTGTAACTAACGG includes:
- the LOC130892652 gene encoding DAZ-associated protein 2 isoform X1, translating into MSDKKAIGGAGPPQSSGPSFTPQPPPQANPPMPTSQPYGVMPGIPGGNPYVIPGQTQIYPQGPPPTYDQALTHPAAIVGQHMYPPGAMYAAGYPTYLGYPTYAPMQYYPSLGAYSYAMQPAQLRPTIMIPNGYDAGARFDGIAQQVLPPAPPGVPPSAAQLAAMAGHQVALGQKKNTFLAGGSEGGYTFW
- the LOC130892652 gene encoding DAZ-associated protein 2 isoform X2, translating into MPTSQPYGVMPGIPGGNPYVIPGQTQIYPQGPPPTYDQALTHPAAIVGQHMYPPGAMYAAGYPTYLGYPTYAPMQYYPSLGAYSYAMQPAQLRPTIMIPNGYDAGARFDGIAQQVLPPAPPGVPPSAAQLAAMAGHQVALGQKKNTFLAGGSEGGYTFW